Proteins encoded within one genomic window of Vicinamibacterales bacterium:
- a CDS encoding DUF433 domain-containing protein: protein MRHVLENHLARVTWDEARFPVRLHPFLAADTHAGAMPIVIDPRLAFGRPVLLSQRISTAAIVDRIDAGERPADVALDYGLTEADIDQAVLYERAA, encoded by the coding sequence ATGCGGCACGTGCTCGAGAACCACCTCGCGCGCGTTACCTGGGACGAGGCGCGATTTCCTGTTCGCCTTCACCCGTTTCTGGCCGCCGATACTCATGCGGGCGCGATGCCGATCGTCATCGATCCACGGCTCGCGTTCGGCCGACCGGTGCTGCTCTCGCAGCGCATTTCGACAGCGGCCATCGTCGACCGGATTGATGCTGGCGAGCGGCCTGCGGATGTCGCGCTCGACTACGGGCTGACGGAGGCCGACATCGATCAGGCGGTGCTGTACGAGCGCGCCGCCTGA
- a CDS encoding Smr/MutS family protein: MPFAPGDRVHIPRLGTGIVQAVRNDGRYAVEIKGRTMVVDDARMERADAGAPRRKETPSGASGVRESVPRSAASIDLHGMTVEQAIEALDACINDALLASHAEVRIIHGRSGGRIRHAVHHRLRALAPVKSFRIDPRNAGVTIVLL, encoded by the coding sequence GTGCCCTTCGCGCCCGGCGATCGCGTCCACATCCCCCGCCTCGGCACCGGCATCGTCCAGGCGGTGCGCAATGACGGTCGCTACGCCGTCGAGATCAAAGGACGGACGATGGTGGTCGATGATGCGCGGATGGAGCGCGCCGATGCGGGCGCGCCGCGGCGGAAAGAGACGCCATCCGGAGCATCCGGCGTGCGCGAGAGCGTCCCGCGGTCGGCCGCGTCGATCGACCTGCACGGCATGACGGTCGAGCAGGCGATCGAAGCGCTCGACGCCTGCATCAACGACGCGCTGCTCGCGTCCCACGCGGAGGTGCGCATCATCCACGGCCGCAGCGGGGGACGGATCAGACACGCCGTCCATCACCGGCTGCGTGCCCTGGCGCCGGTGAAGTCATTCCGCATCGATCCCCGCAATGCCGGCGTGACGATCGTGTTGCTGTAA
- a CDS encoding protein kinase: protein MIATTIGPYRIVGKLGEGGMGEVYRARDSLLNRDVAIKVLPPLFAVDAERLARFTREAQTLAALNHPNIAQIYGLEGAAGPGTTRALVMELVEGDDLSTLIARGPMPLADVLPIARQIADALEAAHEQGIVHRDLKPANVKVRRDGTVKVLDFGLAKAFDAKAESGADAMQSPTFTARNTQLGMIIGTAAYMAPEQARGKAVDRRADIWAFGVVVFEMLTGRRAFDGDDISDVLASVLKSDPDWSRIPAETPASIRRLLRRCLEKEPRKRLSAIGDARLELDDIDAGPPAASSPAAPGRPSIVSRAWPIVAAVVLTAAVGAIAWVSTRSTPDLPLARLSVVAPPGASLYPDSTGVAISPDGKLLAFIVGNVSRSESQLWVRSLDSLSSRRLEGGDGATLPFWSPDSTRIGFFTNAKLKTIAASGGRAEVLADTPGPRGGTWNASGIIVFAPDAVGPLMKISASGGTPAPATSLDTARKEIGHRFPTFLPDGRHFIYAALPGKEGRFDILAGSLDDDSHTLVGSMDSAPVYAEPGWLLYARQGVLAAQRFDARTLKISGEAQLLPDEPISILDPATSFTAGKSTTVSNTGTLAYFSVPSTNTVASWYDALGRYAGDVTLPPGHYETATISPDGKYAIAVRSTSPAESALWLVDLERNSASPLTSGRGRNDQPLWSPDGKRIVFATDRDGPQDLFIKTIADASPEQPLYRSELPFKGPLSWTPDGSSIVMTQLEPITSQNIFLMPATGKGELKLLVRGPTRDSGAAVSPDGHWLAFISDESGRFELYLQAFPDPAGRLKVSKQGALLAWWTRDGRQLLYVADDLHSLWRVDVDTSRGLKIGTPIRIATFPPNIVSVDATPDRQRFLAIAPERSGPGSWTVVQNWLAALGAKR, encoded by the coding sequence ATGATCGCCACGACCATCGGTCCCTATCGCATCGTCGGCAAGCTCGGCGAAGGGGGCATGGGCGAGGTCTATCGCGCGCGCGACAGCCTGCTCAATCGCGACGTCGCGATCAAGGTCCTGCCGCCGCTGTTTGCGGTGGACGCCGAACGCCTGGCCCGGTTCACTCGCGAGGCGCAGACGCTGGCGGCCCTCAACCATCCCAACATCGCGCAGATCTACGGGCTCGAGGGTGCGGCCGGGCCCGGCACCACGCGCGCGCTCGTCATGGAACTGGTCGAGGGAGACGACCTGTCCACGCTGATCGCGCGCGGACCGATGCCGCTCGCCGACGTCCTGCCGATCGCGCGGCAGATCGCCGACGCCCTCGAAGCGGCGCACGAGCAGGGCATCGTCCATCGGGATTTGAAACCCGCGAATGTGAAGGTGCGGCGCGATGGCACGGTGAAAGTGCTCGACTTCGGACTCGCGAAAGCGTTCGACGCCAAGGCGGAATCGGGTGCGGACGCCATGCAGTCTCCGACGTTCACCGCCCGCAATACGCAGTTGGGCATGATCATCGGGACCGCCGCTTACATGGCGCCCGAGCAGGCGCGAGGCAAGGCCGTCGACAGGCGCGCCGACATCTGGGCCTTCGGCGTGGTCGTCTTCGAGATGCTGACGGGGCGCCGCGCGTTCGACGGCGACGACATCTCCGACGTGCTCGCGTCGGTGTTGAAGTCGGATCCGGACTGGAGCCGGATTCCCGCGGAGACGCCGGCCTCGATACGCCGTCTGCTGCGGCGTTGTCTCGAAAAGGAGCCTCGGAAGCGTCTCAGCGCGATCGGCGACGCGCGGCTGGAGCTGGACGACATCGACGCGGGGCCGCCCGCGGCGTCCTCGCCTGCCGCACCGGGGCGACCCTCGATCGTGTCACGCGCCTGGCCGATCGTCGCCGCCGTTGTTCTGACCGCCGCTGTCGGGGCGATCGCGTGGGTCTCGACGCGATCGACACCGGATCTCCCGCTGGCGCGCCTGTCGGTTGTCGCGCCGCCCGGCGCGAGCCTGTATCCCGATTCCACGGGCGTTGCCATCTCGCCTGACGGCAAGCTGCTGGCGTTCATCGTGGGCAACGTGAGCCGATCGGAAAGTCAGCTGTGGGTCCGATCGCTCGACTCGCTGTCGTCGCGCCGGCTCGAAGGGGGCGATGGCGCGACGCTGCCGTTCTGGTCGCCGGACAGCACGCGGATCGGTTTCTTTACGAACGCGAAGCTCAAGACGATTGCCGCGAGCGGCGGACGCGCGGAGGTCCTGGCCGACACGCCCGGGCCGCGCGGCGGCACCTGGAACGCCTCCGGCATCATCGTCTTTGCCCCCGACGCCGTCGGGCCGCTCATGAAGATCTCCGCGAGCGGCGGCACGCCGGCGCCGGCGACGTCGCTGGACACGGCGCGCAAGGAAATCGGCCATCGGTTTCCTACGTTCCTGCCCGATGGGCGGCATTTCATCTATGCCGCGCTGCCCGGGAAGGAGGGGCGATTCGACATCCTCGCCGGCTCGCTCGACGATGACTCGCACACGCTGGTGGGATCGATGGACAGCGCGCCGGTCTACGCCGAGCCCGGCTGGCTGCTCTACGCGCGGCAAGGGGTGCTCGCGGCCCAGCGCTTCGATGCGCGGACGCTGAAGATCAGCGGGGAGGCGCAGCTGCTGCCGGACGAACCGATCAGCATCCTCGATCCCGCCACCTCGTTCACCGCCGGCAAGTCGACGACGGTATCGAACACGGGAACGCTCGCGTACTTCTCCGTGCCGTCCACCAACACCGTCGCCTCGTGGTACGACGCGCTCGGCCGTTATGCCGGCGACGTGACGCTGCCGCCGGGACACTACGAGACCGCGACCATCTCCCCTGACGGTAAGTACGCGATCGCCGTCCGATCGACGTCGCCCGCTGAATCCGCGTTGTGGCTGGTGGACCTGGAGCGCAACAGCGCCTCGCCGCTCACCTCGGGACGCGGCCGCAACGACCAGCCTCTCTGGTCGCCGGACGGCAAGCGGATCGTGTTCGCGACCGATCGTGACGGCCCGCAGGATCTCTTCATCAAGACGATCGCCGATGCGTCGCCCGAACAGCCGCTCTATCGATCGGAGCTTCCGTTCAAAGGGCCTCTGAGCTGGACGCCTGACGGGTCGTCGATCGTCATGACGCAGCTCGAACCGATCACGTCGCAGAATATTTTCCTGATGCCGGCCACGGGCAAGGGAGAGTTGAAGCTGCTCGTGCGCGGTCCCACGCGCGATAGCGGCGCCGCGGTGTCGCCCGACGGCCATTGGCTGGCCTTCATTTCGGACGAGTCGGGGCGGTTCGAGCTGTACCTGCAGGCCTTTCCCGACCCGGCGGGTCGTCTGAAGGTCTCGAAGCAGGGGGCGCTGCTGGCGTGGTGGACGCGGGACGGGCGGCAGCTGCTCTATGTCGCGGACGACCTCCACAGCCTCTGGCGTGTGGACGTGGACACGAGCCGCGGCCTGAAGATCGGCACGCCGATCCGGATCGCCACGTTTCCCCCGAACATCGTCTCGGTCGATGCCACGCCGGACCGGCAGCGGTTCCTGGCGATCGCGCCGGAGCGGAGCGGTCCGGGATCGTGGACGGTCGTGCAGAACTGGCTGGCGGCGCTGGGGGCGAAGCGGTAG
- a CDS encoding DNA-processing protein DprA: protein MKNETLTPLTPLNNDGQVILLLCSTLALPRSSGGVKPLSGREWNELARGISTSHFRRPGALLGAAADDIRRELRLDASLAERIGKLLERGGQVAIERSRLEDLGIWVLTRVDANYPPRLKERLRGQAPPVLFGAGPQPAMNDTGLAVVGSRDVDDAGAAFAALLGERCAAEGLVVFSGGARGVDQLAVKGCLDHGGAGVAVLADSLEQTLKRREVGRSVLESRLTLITPLHPSTRFTVAGAMGRNKLIYALASWAAVVSAGLDSGGTWAGAIENLRAGWVPLFVRAGESVPPGNRELINRGGIPLGTADVTEGLRTWIEQHDIARSRRSDLALIREDSPTYRAPSRRAESTEAADVFPMVWPSIAAYLSTPRSETEVATAFSLEPSQVNAWLTRAVREGLAERTTDPVKYSIPAASRQDQEPTLFD from the coding sequence GTGAAGAACGAGACCCTGACCCCGCTGACTCCGTTGAACAACGACGGGCAGGTGATCTTGTTGCTGTGTTCGACGCTGGCGCTGCCGCGATCGTCTGGCGGAGTGAAGCCGCTGTCAGGGCGAGAATGGAACGAGCTGGCCCGCGGGATCAGCACCTCGCATTTCAGGCGGCCCGGCGCCTTGCTGGGCGCGGCGGCCGACGATATTCGTCGAGAATTGCGGCTCGACGCCAGCCTCGCCGAGCGTATCGGGAAGCTCCTCGAGCGCGGCGGCCAGGTTGCCATCGAACGCTCCCGCCTCGAGGACCTCGGCATCTGGGTGCTGACCAGGGTCGATGCGAACTACCCGCCCCGGCTCAAGGAACGGCTGAGGGGACAGGCCCCTCCAGTGCTGTTTGGAGCGGGCCCTCAGCCAGCAATGAATGACACGGGGTTGGCCGTCGTCGGCTCGCGCGACGTGGACGACGCTGGAGCGGCGTTCGCGGCACTCCTCGGCGAACGATGCGCCGCCGAGGGGCTGGTGGTCTTTTCCGGCGGCGCGCGCGGCGTCGATCAACTCGCGGTCAAGGGATGCCTCGATCACGGGGGAGCAGGTGTCGCAGTGCTGGCCGACAGCCTCGAGCAGACTCTGAAGCGACGGGAGGTCGGCCGAAGTGTTCTCGAGTCTCGTCTGACGCTGATCACGCCGCTGCATCCCTCGACGCGATTCACCGTGGCGGGCGCAATGGGCCGGAACAAGCTCATTTATGCGCTGGCGTCGTGGGCCGCCGTCGTATCCGCCGGCCTCGACAGCGGCGGCACATGGGCAGGCGCCATCGAGAATCTCCGCGCCGGGTGGGTACCGCTGTTCGTGCGCGCGGGCGAGAGCGTTCCGCCAGGCAACCGCGAACTGATAAACCGAGGCGGCATTCCGCTCGGAACCGCGGACGTCACTGAAGGCTTGCGCACCTGGATCGAGCAACACGACATCGCTCGATCACGCCGCAGTGACCTGGCACTGATCCGGGAGGATTCGCCGACCTACCGGGCGCCATCGCGCCGCGCGGAATCCACGGAAGCCGCTGACGTGTTCCCGATGGTCTGGCCGAGCATCGCTGCGTATCTGTCCACTCCCAGAAGCGAGACTGAAGTCGCGACCGCGTTCTCACTGGAGCCGTCGCAGGTCAACGCCTGGCTGACGCGGGCGGTGCGCGAAGGCCTGGCCGAGCGGACGACGGACCCGGTGAAGTACAGCATCCCCGCGGCATCGCGGCAGGATCAGGAGCCGACTCTCTTCGACTGA
- a CDS encoding C1 family peptidase, whose product MDVRQWRALALVPIAAAGILSGVVVARQQAAAPAAQAAVYAQREAQAPAAIRDRLAEIRNRISADRLTFEVGYTTALDQSLERLTGARLPPDLADRARRQNDLAERLVSLDAAAKDAYLKKGNKLPEVQQACVATLPAFDWRSSNKVTPVRNQRSCGSCWAFTALGAYEGSHAIRNGVLIDGSEQSALSCSGGGSCGGGWWGPVFDWMMASGAATEASYPYSATDTACRTNVQTPHRASAWGYVSTNGGIPSAADMKKALCQHGPLAVGVYATPAFQAYVNGVFNERETTQQINHGVTLIGWDDARRAWLIKNSWDVTWGMAGYMWIAYDSNSIGMGAAWVDARSVSYTLPPEFFKLITKDK is encoded by the coding sequence ATGGATGTCCGTCAATGGCGAGCCCTGGCGCTCGTCCCAATCGCCGCAGCCGGAATTCTCTCCGGCGTCGTCGTCGCCCGGCAGCAGGCGGCCGCGCCAGCCGCCCAAGCCGCCGTCTACGCCCAGCGGGAGGCCCAGGCGCCTGCCGCGATCCGCGACCGCCTCGCCGAGATCCGCAACCGGATCAGCGCCGACCGCCTGACGTTCGAGGTCGGCTACACCACCGCCCTCGATCAAAGCCTCGAAAGGTTGACCGGCGCGCGTCTGCCACCCGATCTCGCCGACCGTGCGCGCCGCCAGAACGACCTCGCGGAACGGCTGGTGTCGCTCGACGCGGCTGCGAAAGACGCCTACCTGAAGAAGGGCAACAAGCTTCCCGAAGTGCAGCAGGCCTGCGTCGCGACGCTTCCCGCGTTCGACTGGCGCAGTTCGAACAAGGTCACGCCGGTGCGCAACCAGAGGAGCTGCGGCAGCTGCTGGGCGTTCACCGCGCTCGGCGCGTACGAGGGCAGCCACGCGATCCGCAACGGGGTCTTGATCGACGGCTCCGAGCAGAGCGCGCTCAGCTGCAGCGGCGGCGGATCGTGCGGCGGTGGATGGTGGGGTCCGGTGTTCGACTGGATGATGGCCAGCGGCGCGGCGACGGAGGCGTCCTATCCCTACTCCGCGACCGACACGGCGTGCCGCACCAACGTTCAGACACCGCACCGCGCCTCCGCCTGGGGTTACGTCAGCACCAACGGCGGCATCCCTTCAGCTGCCGATATGAAGAAGGCATTGTGTCAGCACGGTCCTCTGGCCGTCGGCGTGTATGCGACTCCCGCGTTCCAGGCATACGTGAACGGCGTATTCAACGAGCGCGAGACGACGCAGCAGATCAACCACGGCGTCACGCTGATTGGCTGGGACGACGCCCGGCGCGCATGGCTGATCAAGAACTCGTGGGACGTGACATGGGGTATGGCGGGCTACATGTGGATTGCCTACGACTCGAACAGCATTGGCATGGGTGCGGCGTGGGTCGACGCTCGCAGCGTGAGCTACACGCTGCCGCCCGAGTTCTTCAAGCTGATCACGAAGGACAAGTAA
- a CDS encoding protease inhibitor I42 family protein, whose amino-acid sequence MRLVLLAAAAVATLPVSVCAQPLRQDTGREMVLTEEHNGKEISISVTSTLILKLPAQLGTGYSWQVVDPPPAVLSPGDKPRVETTDTKGAGRQERQVFTFTPVKSGSAVLRLHYVRPWEKEAKPQKTYSVRVTVE is encoded by the coding sequence ATGCGCCTCGTTCTGTTGGCCGCGGCAGCGGTGGCGACGTTGCCGGTGAGCGTGTGCGCACAGCCGCTGCGCCAGGACACCGGGAGAGAGATGGTCCTGACCGAAGAACACAACGGGAAGGAGATCTCGATCAGTGTCACATCAACGCTGATCCTCAAGCTCCCGGCCCAGCTCGGCACGGGCTATTCGTGGCAGGTCGTGGATCCCCCCCCAGCGGTGCTCTCGCCCGGCGACAAGCCGCGAGTCGAAACGACCGACACCAAAGGAGCCGGCCGCCAGGAGCGCCAGGTGTTCACGTTCACGCCCGTGAAGAGCGGCAGCGCGGTGCTCAGGCTTCATTACGTTCGCCCGTGGGAGAAGGAGGCGAAGCCCCAGAAGACGTACTCGGTAAGGGTCACGGTGGAATAG
- a CDS encoding DUF3293 domain-containing protein, translated as MDATYIDFEALQTEPGSPALLGILAVEGGKDHFEQVIVDSRLAPGRVASSHVRAATLADTVRHLLAGGRPLVSWSIFDRDVVEQSDLDASLKAEWRARHVNALTTARRWRTKVHPGFKITKADRRAAKHTLDQYAELAGYRQVAKLRGGEPARWIKHLREQLASRTHYRRVTKLTKRHWHALLDYNRHDLSALRHVYERATFELQKWREYENTDYFVFEPEGQPIRFRVGGRKPRLDALLARYGATRWAFMTAWNPASRELAAATNDSRQDEMLTELTARGYRCLRGEGRGADPSWPAEESVLVLDIPPAMARTIGRRFGQLAIVTGRRGASSKLVACL; from the coding sequence ATGGACGCCACCTACATCGACTTCGAAGCACTGCAGACTGAACCCGGCAGCCCGGCGCTCCTGGGAATCCTCGCTGTCGAAGGCGGCAAGGACCACTTCGAACAGGTCATTGTCGACTCTCGCCTGGCGCCCGGACGCGTGGCATCCAGCCACGTACGCGCGGCGACACTGGCGGACACGGTGAGGCACCTGCTCGCGGGTGGCCGACCGCTGGTGAGTTGGAGCATCTTCGACCGCGACGTGGTGGAGCAGTCGGATCTCGACGCCTCGTTGAAAGCCGAATGGCGTGCTCGGCACGTGAACGCGTTGACCACCGCGCGGAGATGGCGCACCAAAGTGCATCCCGGCTTCAAGATCACGAAGGCCGACAGGCGCGCCGCCAAACACACGCTGGATCAGTACGCGGAGCTGGCCGGATACCGGCAGGTCGCGAAGTTGCGTGGCGGTGAGCCGGCGCGGTGGATCAAGCATCTGCGGGAGCAGCTGGCATCACGCACGCACTATCGCCGCGTGACGAAGCTGACGAAGCGCCATTGGCATGCGCTGCTCGACTACAACCGTCACGACCTGTCCGCGCTCAGGCACGTCTACGAGCGCGCCACGTTCGAGCTGCAGAAGTGGCGGGAATACGAGAACACCGACTACTTCGTCTTCGAGCCGGAAGGGCAACCCATTCGCTTCCGGGTCGGAGGTCGCAAGCCGAGACTCGATGCCTTGCTCGCGCGTTACGGAGCGACGCGATGGGCCTTCATGACCGCCTGGAACCCAGCGTCCCGGGAGCTGGCTGCGGCGACAAATGACTCTCGGCAGGACGAGATGCTCACCGAGCTGACCGCCAGAGGCTACCGTTGTCTCCGCGGCGAAGGCCGTGGGGCAGATCCGTCGTGGCCCGCCGAGGAAAGCGTTCTGGTCCTCGACATACCACCTGCGATGGCCCGTACGATTGGCCGGCGCTTCGGTCAGCTCGCCATCGTCACCGGTCGCCGCGGCGCTTCGTCGAAACTCGTTGCTTGCTTGTGA
- a CDS encoding ectonucleotide pyrophosphatase/phosphodiesterase encodes MQTSPAAAQGSGGVNRPEHVDKPYVVLISVDGLRHDYLDTRELPNLRRLMQRGARAKAMIPVFPSLTFPNHYSLVTGLYPEHHGIVANSFYDPARRQTYALGNRDAVSDASWYRGEPIWVTAETQGMVAACFFWPGSEAPINGIRPTIWNAYDATIPNADRVKTVLDWLRLPPEKRPHLITLYFSDVDSASHDRTLASPRVDAALRAVDASIGMLADGIDALPIRSQVYVLVTSDHGMVETTAKQGIRLDSLVDMDDIEQSFGGPVAMLHVRGGEPARAARVRDAINAKLQHGRAYLRHEVPERHHFRDDPRIGDVVIIMDEAWTMVVMPRLADAASRIVRPDRWGAHGWDPAFPSMHAIFIASGPGIRPGATIPAVNNVDVYPLMTALLGLRPAAGIDGKPGLREQLMR; translated from the coding sequence GTGCAGACTTCGCCGGCCGCCGCGCAGGGCAGCGGCGGCGTCAACCGGCCGGAACACGTCGACAAACCGTACGTCGTGCTGATCTCGGTCGACGGCCTGCGCCACGACTACCTGGACACGCGCGAGCTGCCCAACCTGCGGCGCCTGATGCAGCGCGGCGCACGCGCCAAGGCGATGATCCCGGTGTTCCCGTCGCTGACGTTCCCGAACCACTACTCGCTGGTGACCGGCCTCTATCCCGAACACCACGGCATCGTCGCCAACAGCTTCTACGATCCGGCGCGCCGCCAGACCTACGCGCTCGGGAATCGCGACGCGGTGTCGGACGCCAGCTGGTACCGGGGCGAACCGATCTGGGTGACGGCGGAGACCCAGGGCATGGTCGCGGCGTGCTTCTTCTGGCCCGGATCGGAAGCGCCGATCAACGGTATCCGCCCGACGATCTGGAACGCCTACGATGCGACCATTCCCAATGCCGATCGCGTCAAGACGGTCCTCGACTGGCTGCGCCTGCCGCCGGAGAAGCGGCCGCACCTCATCACGCTGTACTTCAGCGACGTCGACTCCGCGTCGCACGACCGCACGCTCGCTTCGCCGCGCGTCGACGCTGCGCTCCGAGCCGTCGACGCGTCCATCGGCATGCTCGCCGATGGGATCGACGCGCTGCCGATTCGCAGCCAGGTGTACGTGCTGGTCACGTCCGACCACGGCATGGTCGAAACCACCGCGAAGCAGGGAATCAGGCTCGACTCGCTCGTCGACATGGACGACATCGAACAGTCGTTCGGCGGGCCGGTCGCGATGCTGCACGTGCGCGGCGGCGAGCCGGCGCGCGCGGCGCGGGTGCGCGACGCGATCAACGCAAAGCTGCAGCACGGACGCGCCTACCTGCGCCACGAGGTGCCGGAGCGCCATCACTTCCGGGACGATCCGCGCATCGGCGACGTCGTCATCATCATGGACGAGGCCTGGACGATGGTCGTGATGCCGCGCCTCGCCGACGCGGCGAGCAGGATCGTCCGGCCGGACCGCTGGGGCGCGCACGGATGGGATCCCGCGTTTCCGTCGATGCACGCGATCTTCATCGCGTCCGGTCCTGGCATTCGCCCTGGCGCGACGATTCCCGCCGTGAACAACGTCGACGTGTATCCGTTGATGACGGCGCTGCTCGGGCTGCGGCCGGCGGCGGGGATCGACGGCAAGCCGGGACTGCGGGAGCAGCTGATGCGGTGA
- a CDS encoding endonuclease/exonuclease/phosphatase family protein: MTRWCTRLSSIAAAAAAASIFACGGSPTEPARVTAASVEAVAQAGTFKVATWNIRSGMGIAGFSTTNWTSNTPNCNDRAQPLNAWGMALPQAELGKVRDDRSIVAFAVQEAWNCGNPSNVNNVLGFKDITGERNGTALAARYGFAGAPIYVNLGGQDWVVGGAVCLDAACSASVPVFSTHWTPPGDAFAPVAQRTIETLSHQGTSHVLLGDLNVYRVDAWNPEVPCTGSNSPARIDAIARMEAAGYADAWKSTQSGEGWTGMATRNGCGVPNGNLYKRIDYVYTKNLRAVATTRLARAAPGADAPSDHVMLVAELARQ; encoded by the coding sequence ATGACCCGTTGGTGCACTCGACTCAGCAGTATCGCCGCCGCCGCCGCGGCCGCGTCGATCTTTGCCTGCGGTGGTTCACCAACCGAGCCCGCGCGGGTGACCGCCGCCAGCGTCGAAGCGGTGGCGCAAGCGGGCACGTTCAAGGTCGCGACCTGGAACATCCGGTCGGGAATGGGCATCGCCGGCTTCAGCACCACCAACTGGACGAGCAACACGCCGAACTGCAACGACCGCGCGCAGCCGCTCAACGCGTGGGGCATGGCGCTGCCGCAGGCGGAGCTTGGCAAGGTCCGCGACGACCGGTCGATCGTCGCGTTCGCCGTGCAGGAAGCGTGGAACTGCGGGAATCCGTCGAACGTCAACAACGTCCTCGGGTTCAAGGACATCACCGGCGAGCGGAACGGTACCGCGCTCGCGGCGCGCTACGGATTCGCGGGGGCGCCGATCTACGTGAACCTCGGCGGCCAGGACTGGGTCGTCGGCGGGGCCGTCTGCCTCGACGCGGCGTGCTCGGCCAGCGTGCCGGTCTTCTCAACGCACTGGACGCCTCCGGGCGACGCGTTCGCTCCCGTCGCGCAGCGCACGATCGAAACCCTCAGCCACCAGGGCACGTCGCACGTGCTGCTCGGCGACCTGAACGTCTATCGCGTCGACGCCTGGAATCCGGAAGTGCCGTGCACGGGGTCGAATTCCCCGGCGCGCATCGACGCGATTGCCCGCATGGAAGCGGCAGGCTACGCGGACGCCTGGAAGTCGACGCAGAGCGGCGAAGGGTGGACCGGGATGGCGACGCGCAACGGCTGCGGCGTGCCGAACGGCAACCTGTACAAGCGCATCGACTACGTGTACACGAAGAATCTGCGCGCCGTCGCGACGACGCGCCTCGCACGGGCGGCGCCGGGCGCGGATGCGCCGTCAGATCACGTGATGCTGGTCGCGGAGCTGGCCAGGCAATAG